Within the Cryptococcus deuterogattii R265 chromosome 14, complete sequence genome, the region TTCCTCCTCTTGCACATCAAACACTCAGTTCTGTCAACTGTCTCTCTCTTCGGATCCAGTCTCTCAAAGTATCACCCCCACCACCCTGCTCGACGCGCCATCTCACCTCGCCCAACGCCTTGGCCAGACTATCATTCTCGCGAATATCAGCTGGCTTGACATTCAAGCCGGCAGCGAAGAGGCAGTAGATGATGTTCCGGAGCGCCTGCACCGCAAGTTCGGTTGATGACAGTTTGTTCACAAAGAGCGGCAAAAGTTGAGTAATGGTGGTATCCACAGAAATTTGGGATATACTGTAAAGGATGTTCGATGCAGCCTCCAGTTTCTCGTCATTTGCGTCTGAAAGATTATCAGTTCCGTCCTTACGTAACTGAAAGGCAGCTTACCACTTAAGACAGTTTTCAAGAACGCCTCCGTTTGCTTCACCCAGCCTCTCAGatccttgccctcttttACTCGCTCCTTTTCAACCGAAGCAATGGCCTTGCACGCCCTTTCTGCGATTTCCAAAAGCaaattcttctcttccttctcccaagCTTGTGCGCGTTGGCCTTTGACACCCGACTTGGAGGATATTGGAAGTGAAGAGTGGAATGCAGAGATTGTAATCCATTGCATGTCCAACCAAACGAAGAGACCGTCACGTAGAACGAGCGACGAAGCGGCGGCagggatgagaagaatgctCGACATGGTCTAAAGAAGTCAATAGCTGCTCCGTGGCACAGAGATGCTACACACCTGCAAAATTGACCGACGGAAAACAGGGTCGAGTGATTCAATGAACAATGTAGCCATCAGTGACCATACTTTCCTTCGTCTGATGACTCTCCAATCCTATAGCGCAATGTCAATTGATATTTTCACAAAATACGCCCGCACTTACTGCTTCACTTCTAacaccttccttcaaatACCTAACCATCcaacttctttccctcttccacccttctccGTTGGCGTAGAGCGTGCCATAAAGCAATGGGGTATCGTCGCTGTCAAAGACAGATCTTTGCAATAGGAAACGAGAAGACAATGGATAGAAGAAATGAGAAGGGTTCGCAAGAGAACGAAGGGCGtaggcgaagaagagtgtgGAGAGTACTGGTAGACGAGCTGTTGAATTAGGAAGAGCATGTcggagaagacgaagggTATAAGTGAGTTGCGCTCGTTCAAAAAAACCAGTGGTCTGTAACCTTTATTAGCAACTCCTTGCTTTCTTATTTAGGATGCGCTCACCTCAATGAGACTCATCGTTTTGGCCAAAGCGTACGAAGCTACATTTCTTACTTCTTTGTTCCTCGACGACAGCCCGCAGACAGTCAAACCTAGAACATTGCTTCGCAATACTTCAACCCAGTCCAAGCCTCTCATGCCTTCATGCATAGAAGCAATGAATAGACCCATGACGAAGACAGGATCATACAAtccctcgccttcctcagGGTCAGTTGCGACCTTGCCCCATCCACGGAGCTGCCGACGAAGAGGGTATGCTTGACAGGTTGCAAACACCTTTTGAGGGTCTAAACTTGTCAAGACATCCAAGGACTTGCCTCCGATGCTAAGTATTCCATTCGCGTTCCAAAACCTCATAACGCTAGCAATTGAAATCTTCCTATAGCCTTCAAATAACTGCAACATGTGCAACACTCGTCTATCCGCTTCGGAAGTAGTGCCGCGGTATAGTAGGACGAGGGGTTCAATAAATGGAGGTTGACAAGACACATAGGTCGATGAAGCAAAAAGTGTGTGGAGAAGACGAATAAAATTGAGCCGAAGTTGAAGTGGGCAAGAGCTGGTGGTGCTGCGGGTGTAGGTGACGGAAGCGTAGACGGCTTGGAGTTGTTGTCGAAGGAAACTTGCCTATCAAAAACCCAAAAATATCAGCACTGATTGAATGGCCGCGCAAAGAATAGAATTTGCCTTCAATTCGACACGGTGGGCAAGGAGCGTGGCAAGACCGACAGCTTCGGCGACTTCTAACCTGTCTTGAATAACAGCTGTGATGACAGGTTCAACCAACGCAACTTGCAAATTGAGTCGATCCTGACCAACGACTTCGACTGTTTGTTCTATTATCAAGCATTAGCTTCGGCCAAGGATAGAAAAGATCGAACTCACCGAGACTCTTCAAAGCTGCCGCGCTTTCTCCAGTTATGTCTCCAAGATCAGAACAGAGTCTGACAGCATATTGCAATCCCAAACCAATCAAATGACAAACACTTTCCAGCAGCTCAGTTTTCGTGTTGCATATAGGAGCAAGACGTTCCATAAATCGCATGAAGGTAGAATTGAAAGAGGGCAATTGAACCGCAGAGAGGATTTCAACGATATCATTGGACGCAGTTTCAGCAAAGTGGGCCAACACCTCCATTGCTGCGTCCTGGACCATTTCGTCCTGTTGGGAAAAGAGCGTCTTCAAAGCGACACCACCAATGGTGCTGGCCTTCCCGACATTAAGTCTCAAAGCCAAAAGAACCTCAACCACCGGCAATAATCTTCCGTCACTGACTAAATCTTCGTCTTGCTgcaagagggaggaagttGCCTGTGCCGCAGAAGAATTGGATTGGACCAGTCTGATCAGTAAAGAGAAGGACTCGTTGCTAGCGAGTTTGAGAAGCTGTTGGATTGTCTCGCGCTTGACCTTGAGGCTAATCAACTCTCCGCTAGACTTCGTGTCCTTTACGGCGTCGTCCATGAGTCTGATTACTGCACCTACGACTCCCAGCTCTCCGACTTTCTCCAAATGCGCAATCGCAAATGCAGGTGATCTAGTTGATGTGATGATGTCCGAGAGCAAAAAGGAATGCGAAGAAAGGACAGGGTTCTTGTAATGGAAGAGGGTTTGGGATATTTGAGACGCTTGAGAAGGGGTAAGGAACCGGACCCAGGGAGCTAATATGTTGAGATTCTGTGAATTTAATTAACACACAGTGAAAGACATCCATCAAACGCAACGCACTTGATCtattttcttccctttcttgtCATTGTCGAGCAATTCCACACAATCTTCGACAAACCCTTGAGCGATCTCCTCATCTGTCGACTTTCCAAAGGTCAAGTATCTAATCAGAGTATTCAGGCCTGATGAATATGTTAGCTTTAATGCTCTACCTTGCAGTACAAGCATGAACTCACTATCCCTAAACTTGTGACCATCTTCGCTAAGGAATAACTTTCTGGAACCAAAGTCACTAAACACATTCCTCTTGATTTGATCTCGCCACTTGCTTGAACCTTCCATGTTCTCCAAAGACTTAGCGAAGAGAGTCAGCACGGCCTGGGTGCTATCCTGGTTTTTGATAACAGAAGTGGACGACGGCTGGAGAATGTTGAGGTGAATGAGAAAATTGACATTAAGGAGGACAGAAGCATTCTTCCTTTGAATAAGAGAAATTAAGGATGACAATATTGATGGTcgagagatggaaagtgCTTGGTATTCgaatgaggacgatgacCATTCACGGTGATcaagaagttgaggaagagaagggtcTTGCCCTACAACCGACTTTAATTAGCTGACGTTTCTGATGCAACAGGACTTAGCTTACGGTCGGCAGGTTCGGATTTGCCCCTGATCACGTCGAAATCCCCCCTTATCACTTTAACACATTCCTCCAagcctttcctctcttgcCCAGCccccttcgccttcttcacaCATTCTTCTAGCCTGTTCAACACAGCCAATAACCAGTTTAATTCTCGCTGCTTGCCCACCAAACCCAAAATCACTCGACGGAGGTAGTTGACAATGATGCAGGCAGCTTCCGTGGAAATAAGCTGACCCATAAGCTTTGCAGAGAGCTGCTCAAGGATGGTCACCATAATCGGGCTAACCATTTCCTTAGAGTTGCTTTGGAGATCAGGGGTGGAATAAGGggaaagagcgagagtGTCTTCAATGTATCGATAAGGCGTCTTCAAACATCTCCTAAAGCAATCATCCAAGAAAGCCAAAAGCTGAATCTGCTGAGCGAACAACATAGGTCCAGCTTCTCTGATCCTCTTAGGCATCGCATCCAGCCAAATGGGGAGCTCCTGAGAGTCATGTTCAAACAAAAGGGTAGGTAGTAAgaggtgggagagaagagcagtTGTTTTAGAGTAGGTCACCGATTGAGGGGTagagaggtgaagaaggaggatgtggtAGAGGTAAGTGTATTGAGATCCAGCTTTGATATCTATCAGCAAAATTTTTCACAACTGCGTCCGAAGCACATACCAGCTTTAACGCTCCAATTCCAATCTCTGACCTCGCCTAACAACTCAAGCACGTGGATTTGACTGAGAGCTTCAAAgccttccacctctcctCTTGACTGACCGAAACCTCCTCGCATACCAATAGTTCCTCTACTGCCCACAGTACCAATGGATTTCACACTTTGCGCGTCATCACCAATAacacttccttctctcaccTGCtgtttctccttcttctcttgctttgcactcgaagaagagacaaggAGACGACCGACATCAAACTTGAGCTCAGAGGCCATCGAGGGGAGGGTTTTGTTGCACAAAGAGAAAATACGAAGTGCCAGCTCAGTGAGCATCGCAGACTTTGTAACAAGAGctcgatcttcttcgctATCAGGGTCCGGCTCTGCAGGTGCAAGTTGCGCCGACTTTTGAGCGAATGCAACGATGATCGCTAGCTCTGGTAAACGTTTTCTTATTTCCATCTGGAGCTctctctgccttcttgCCCATGGGTTATCAGGTTGCCCACCAGGATAGAGCTCTAATTCAATGGACGAAAACAGTTCCTGGACTTGGCTGAGTTTCGTAAGGGCACGAGAAAAGGTGACAGCGGTCATATGTTGAATTATACCTTCAGTGTGTTGAAGACCTTTCATCAAGTGGGCTTTTGTAAAGGGTGCAGGTAAGACACTTTCGACGATAGTTGACACTAGAGGGGGTTCGGTTCGGAAAGGCGAAAGGGATGGATCGGTGCCGGCAGGAGCGGGCTGTCGAAAAGTCTGAAGGGGAGGTACgggaagggagatgatACGACCGACGTAAGACATGGTTGCCATCCATCGAGCGTTGAGACGAGGTTCTAGAGACAATGCGGAGTGTGCCCAGTACCTATTGATAGTCAGCGGTAAGCATCAAATGAAATAAGCAATTACATACCCAGAGATGAGCTCAGGACAAGCTTTGAATACTTCAATCATCCACTCGCCCACAATTCCTTCATCGTCGACCACTTTGTTCCCCACCTTTCGCACCACGTTTCCTAGAATCCTGTTATGTAACCCCTTTTTCCAAgtatctcctccatcccccACCTTAttctcaccttccttgGAGTCATCCGTCCGACGAGGGTACCACCCTTCATCAGGGAAGCACACACCTTTTCCTGGGGTAGCGGTGATACCTCCGAGAAAAGCCCGCACCAACTCGCCGACTTTTTTACCACTTGTCTCTTCCACTTCGTCCCTTCCCAATTGGCTCCAAAGTGCTTCTATGCTTCTTTCTTGGAAGAGGACCAAACTAACTCGTCGGTTTAATCCAGGtgaagggcaagagatTGCTGCCCAGAGGGCGGTCAAGATACGGAGGACAGTTATAGGAGGATCGGCGGCAAGATTGGAGTATAGTGGAGGGAGAATAGTCCTGGCGTGAggctggaaggaaggtgaaggcaaaagagggaggatgattcggaggatgaggtgaCGAATATCTGGTTTGTCAAGTGGGTCTCGGTTGCCATATCCGACCATACCCTCCTTGTTCCGTCTTCTCATACCCATCTGCTTTCCAAAAGCTCTAACAGCGCCTCCTTCTACAAGAGTGTTCCAAAGCTTCATACCGAGTCTCCCTGATGTCGAAGACGCGGAAGGAAGGTCAACATCCATAGATACGGCCGCCAAAAGAAGACCGTGATAGGCATCGTCTCGTTTGCCGGATTGAATGAGATGGTTGATCTGTGATTTCCGTCAATAATGATCCACTTGTCTCTGAGACCACTTACATAGCCGTGATAAGGTTCAGAAGGAGAGATCACTTTATTGACAAGGCCAATTACCGTTGAACGGAAGAAAGGCACGGGTGTCAACACTTGAATAATTTCACAAAGCAGCTCCACAGCTGCATGGACTTGCTGCTCGCTTTTTGTCTGAACAATAATCAGCAGCTGCCTTATACTGAATGGGTCTTACTCACCTGCTCTCCGACTTGCCATGCTCGAAAGATCTCATCACAAGTTGGGGAGATGTCAAGGTAGTGTTGCAAGATAACCACCGTTGGATGGTTGATGGCAAGAGGTAATTCAGAGTGTGGAGTTACAATCTGCTGTCTGAAAGAAACAAAGGCTGTACAAATGTCAGCTTAATATCATCTGGCAATGACCAATTCACCTTGAGGAGAGCCAGTCGCCAAGGCATCTTTGACCGACTTTCCCGACGCAAAGGCCTTTGTTCCTGGCTTGGCCCTGACTACAGTAGGCAGGGTGTCTTCTTTACCTTCCTGCCACTTGCGTTTCGGCGCCATTTCGAGCTGTCGATCTGAGATGGAATGAAACGACGTTTGTTTCGACTTTTGCCCAGAAGTTATGTCCGCAAACGAAAATCGAGAATGCCTCCACTTGATCACGTGACCCTGACATAGTGGTCTGTGTCCAGATCCCAGCTATCGGACTTGTCCGATCCGCAAAAAACAACCACCAATTATAAATAAACAACAAATAAAGTACGAACGAACGAATACGTCGGTAGCTCGGAGGATATTaacttctctctttccaaatcTCACACCGACACAGAAGTCAAGGTCAGGGATAACAGGGATAGGCCTACTTGGTCAGTTCCAGATGTCTGTATGGTTCCGCAGATCATCAGTATCACCGACTAACTGCGCCCGACGAAAGAAAGATAATAAACAAGTCAGCGAGATAATTCAATCTAATGATCCAACCAGCTTTTGCACGCTTTTCAGTGGTATGCTTTGTTTgtatctcttcatcaaattGAACAATTTTATTCCATTATATCTGACTCTCAGTCGCTCTTTACCCAGCGTTATCAAATTGTGAAAGGCTgtctcaacctcctcaactCTGCCTACGATCATCCTCTTAATTGAGGCCTTGGATCTTGTTTCACCGAGTGAGTCACCTCATTCACAGCAAATAAAATAGGGTAACAAGAATAAGGATTGCATCTTCCCTTGATAATTACCACTATAATATAAACATCGGATCTTTCAATTCCATTGCCCGTAAGTTACCTACGTATTCTTGGTCGCGTAACTGGTCGCTGACCCTTCAAAGCGTCTTCAACTTTCGTCATGAATCCACCGCTTCCAAGCTATCGCCAGCCATTTGGATCTATTGAACATAATGCTCCTGTGTCATCATCCCCTCAAATCACCGGACGTACCATTTCGACCTCTACAGAGGATAAAGAGAATATTCCACCGCAACCCGTTTTTCGCACCAGGAATCGGCAGAAAAAGCGAATTAACCCTCAATTCCAACCATCCTCTCAGCCTTACGACCTCAGCAATTCTATTGTTGACTTTCTTACAACACAGGAAGCCGATTTTGTCGCTCTGGAAACTGAAACCTCGGTGCCCTTAAAGattgagaggaagaaaaagcacATTGCAAATATCAAGAGAAAGCCTGTACCGCCCATTTATAAGGGTGGGAAGAATGATAGCATTACCagtgcaagctcaagtGCCCCATTGTCTTCTATCTTGAATGTAAATTTAGTATCCTCGTAAAGACTGAAATATGCTAAACATTGGCAGACCGCCGGCAATCCTTCTGCCGCCAATTCCTCTACCCTATCTCTGTTGACCGTTGCTCCTCAGAATGAATTAAAAAGCATCCAGTCAAGTGGCTCTACAGTATTTCCTTGCCAAACGGTGTCACTTCCCTCGTCAATTGACCATAATCTCTCTTTTGTAACTCCTCTTCCCGTTTCATGCTCTGAAACAACTCACACCTCCATTCTAGATGGGAGTATGTTCtctgctgatgatgagtttTGCGAAAACAATGTCCCCGCCAGGGATGCATTGCCTGGAGGCTTGGGTTCTGGGCTGGTGAACCAATCAATCCAGTCTTTGGACGCTATGATTGAACAGCAGTACCAAGAATCCGGAGTGACTCGAGAGCCCCACAACTCGCTCGAGGCCGAGGCCAACAACTCTGACCAAAGCAAGGAATCGGACTTCGATAATCAGGAATCGCAACATCAATTCAAAGGCCCCTCAAGGCCGGTATTGATCCAGCCACACAATCCTTCCGTTCTCGCAGGAGGTTGCAGCTTCAAGCCATCTGTGTATTCTGGAACAGACATTAATGAGCGAGCCACTGCACTGACCAGCAAAGAGAGTGAAGACAACGAGCGTTCTGCGACCGAAAGCGACACTCGCTGGAATGACAAGACGGTCTTGTTTGCTACTCCAGCATATCAATTTGACCATCTACGATGGCCGCAAGAACAGCCACTAAAGGTAAATGGAATTGTTAAAGGTGATGAAACTGTGAAAGACGACCCGTCATATCCAACTCCCGGTGGTGATAACCCTAATTTCGCTGCTTTGACAAGTAAACAGGCGACCACGATAATCTGTGAGATTAAAACTCAACTAGCTACGCAACTAGCTTCACATGGTCCCAACACCAACACGGCGGGACCTTTTCACGTTCCCTCCCAATCGTTTGCCCAAACTCTCAACCCTGGGAATCCCTCTCCTGTGCCCAGTTTCTACGCAGATGGCCATCACCTCGCCTCGagcatccttttccccccGTCTCGCCACCAAAATGCCATCAGTCGGGATTATTTCTCCCTTGAAGGCGATAAGGTACTTCACAATGATGACGACTATCCGACTGTTGACACCAGATCCGAAGGCGCTAACTCGAATAGCGATATGGGAAGTGGAAGGCCATACCAGGAGATTAAGGAGCGATTGCTGTTGGTGTGTCTTGTGACGGGGTTTGTCATGCCTTTTTCCTGGATTGTGGGCGGATGGTTCTTATCGGGGGTTGCTAAAGGGACGAAGAATAAGCTAACTGATAGGGTGGGAggttggagagaagaaatttTGGGCCTTGATGACGATCTAGATTCCCAGCAAAGCGATTTAGATGGCTCTCGAACGGACGCTGCCCCCCCAAACAATCGCAACAATTACAGCGATGTGAACAACGAGGACCGAACAGTTCGACCAGACCCATCCGACGAACCTGAATTGGACCTATGGACCGCCCGGACCAACCTGACTGCTAGTGCTGCCAATGTGGCTTCCCTTCCGACTCAGTATAGACCGTTTGCGTCGATGCCAAGCCTTCTTTTGTCTACTCCTCCCATAGCCATCCTTCGgaactcaatctcaagcCCCAATCTCCTTGACCTGTATGAACCTCGATCAGTTATGCACGTCCGGGAAAGAGGCACTTTGGAACCTAGTACTTTGaccattcccctcccctcttcAGCATTCAAAGATACGTCGGCCGCTCCTTCTCCTACTCCCACCCTAGCCAACCTATCTCCCACCATTTCCAATCGTCACCGGAACCTTGTCTATTGGCATCACCCTACCCCATATCCCCCCACCATCTCTGGATCCAGTTTGGCATATGTCCCTGACGGCCTCGGAGGTTCTATTGTCCCCATTCACCATTTTTATCATCCATCAAAGAATGGTCTTCCATCAACCATGTTTGCTCCTCCCGCAACGACTCGAAGGCCCAGTTTTGTATCAAGCACAGCTTGGATTTTGGACCGTTCTGTCAGCACACGCATCGATTATCGTAATGGCAAGAGAAACATTGGCCGGTTCTTGAAAGGTTCTCTAGcgcgaaagaagatgacatcTTGGTTACCTTGggttcatcctcatccgcTGGTTAGAGCAAATCGATGGATGGCGACGTTTACTTTTCTCCTGGGCTGGCTTGTTGCTATTTTAATTATGCTGATGGGGATCAAGTCCAAGACGAATCAGGGGAGAATGGATGTAGCAGGACCTTGAATACGCGGGATGGAGTGATGGAGGATTGTGTAGTGCGCAGAGAATCAAAAGTCATGTAAGACTTGATTGAGTGTTATGTTGATAGAATGATAGGTTGTGAGGATTCACATTACGCTTGAGCGCTGCTGTTTGGTATATGGATACTTCTGATAGCTGTTTATAGGGAATTACGACATGATGGACATATTTATATTCACATTTAGCCGCATTGGTGAGGTATTCAGCTTACCAGCTTACGATGGACCTGTATTAACTGTGAATATACGTATCTATAAAAGGACAACAGTAGCCTCAACTAATCCCTTCTACCCTCGGCGCGTAATCATATGCTTCGGGTTAGATTCCAATCCACCACTTTCGATGCCACAACCCACCATCATTCGCCAACTTTTCCCAATCCAGATTTTTAGCATATACCGATGCTGGCATCTTTTTACCGTTGAGCGCGGCTTCTGTCGatagaggatgaagatctGGTAAGGGTACAACCGGTGTGGGATGttccccctctcctctctcattCTGTCGTGAGCTTAACTCATAAGGAAGGCGATGTGGGAGATTGTGCGTGGATGTATCTGCAGATGCagggggagaggaagaggtatTTATAGAGGTTTCCCCCCGATACATAGACGCagacaaagaaggaacgGGTAGTAAGGCGAGGGATAGTGCTTGGGTTTGGTGCATGGTTGCGAATCCTTGGATAAGGGAGACGATATCGTGCCAGTCTGTCATTTTGCCTGGGCCTGGGTTATTACGGTATGGGATCAGCGTGACTTCTGGATGGCGAGGTTATCAAGGAAGCGGGGGGTAatgttggaagagggatcaaggaaaagaacgACTCACCGTCATCACCACAAGCAAGCCTTCCCGCCCCTTGTGGTCCTGAAACAATGTATCCCAATTCATCTTGCACAACAGCGAGATGCTTCGCGGTCAGGCGGTGTTGGTACATGTGGGTGTTCATTGCTGGGCAAATGA harbors:
- a CDS encoding nucleolar pre-ribosomal-associated protein 1 yields the protein MAPKRKWQEGKEDTLPTVVRAKPGTKAFASGKSVKDALATGSPQAFVSFRQQIVTPHSELPLAINHPTVVILQHYLDISPTCDEIFRAWQVGEQTKSEQQVHAAVELLCEIIQVLTPVPFFRSTVIGLVNKVISPSEPYHGYINHLIQSGKRDDAYHGLLLAAVSMDVDLPSASSTSGRLGMKLWNTLVEGGAVRAFGKQMGMRRRNKEGMVGYGNRDPLDKPDIRHLILRIILPLLPSPSFQPHARTILPPLYSNLAADPPITVLRILTALWAAISCPSPGLNRRVSLVLFQERSIEALWSQLGRDEVEETSGKKVGELVRAFLGGITATPGKGVCFPDEGWYPRRTDDSKEGENKVGDGGDTWKKGLHNRILGNVVRKVGNKVVDDEGIVGEWMIEVFKACPELISGYWAHSALSLEPRLNARWMATMSYVGRIISLPVPPLQTFRQPAPAGTDPSLSPFRTEPPLVSTIVESVLPAPFTKAHLMKGLQHTEGIIQHMTAVTFSRALTKLSQVQELFSSIELELYPGGQPDNPWARRQRELQMEIRKRLPELAIIVAFAQKSAQLAPAEPDPDSEEDRALVTKSAMLTELALRIFSLCNKTLPSMASELKFDVGRLLVSSSSAKQEKKEKQQVREGSVIGDDAQSVKSIGTVGSRGTIGMRGGFGQSRGEVEGFEALSQIHVLELLGEVRDWNWSVKAAGSQYTYLYHILLLHLSTPQSVTYSKTTALLSHLLLPTLLFEHDSQELPIWLDAMPKRIREAGPMLFAQQIQLLAFLDDCFRRCLKTPYRYIEDTLALSPYSTPDLQSNSKEMVSPIMVTILEQLSAKLMGQLISTEAACIIVNYLRRVILGLVGKQRELNWLLAVLNRLEECVKKAKGAGQERKGLEECVKVIRGDFDVIRGKSEPADRQDPSLPQLLDHREWSSSSFEYQALSISRPSILSSLISLIQRKNASVLLNVNFLIHLNILQPSSTSVIKNQDSTQAVLTLFAKSLENMEGSSKWRDQIKRNVFSDFGSRKLFLSEDGHKFRDSLNTLIRYLTFGKSTDEEIAQGFVEDCVELLDNDKKGKKIDQNLNILAPWVRFLTPSQASQISQTLFHYKNPVLSSHSFLLSDIITSTRSPAFAIAHLEKVGELGVVGAVIRLMDDAVKDTKSSGELISLKVKRETIQQLLKLASNESFSLLIRLVQSNSSAAQATSSLLQQDEDLVSDGRLLPVVEVLLALRLNVGKASTIGGVALKTLFSQQDEMVQDAAMEVLAHFAETASNDIVEILSAVQLPSFNSTFMRFMERLAPICNTKTELLESVCHLIGLGLQYAVRLCSDLGDITGESAAALKSLEQTVEVVGQDRLNLQVALVEPVITAVIQDRLEVAEAVGLATLLAHRVELKASFLRQQLQAVYASVTYTRSTTSSCPLQLRLNFIRLLHTLFASSTYVSCQPPFIEPLVLLYRGTTSEADRRVLHMLQLFEGYRKISIASVMRFWNANGILSIGGKSLDVLTSLDPQKVFATCQAYPLRRQLRGWGKVATDPEEGEGLYDPVFVMGLFIASMHEGMRGLDWVEVLRSNVLGLTVCGLSSRNKEVRNVASYALAKTMSLIETTGFFERAQLTYTLRLLRHALPNSTARLPVLSTLFFAYALRSLANPSHFFYPLSSRFLLQRSVFDSDDTPLLYGTLYANGEGWKRERSWMVRYLKEGVRSEADWRVIRRRKVWSLMATLFIESLDPVFRRSILQTMSSILLIPAAASSLVLRDGLFVWLDMQWITISAFHSSLPISSKSGVKGQRAQAWEKEEKNLLLEIAERACKAIASVEKERVKEGKDLRGWVKQTEAFLKTVLSDANDEKLEAASNILYSISQISVDTTITQLLPLFVNKLSSTELAVQALRNIIYCLFAAGLNVKPADIRENDSLAKALGEVRWRVEQGGGGDTLRDWIRRERQLTELSV
- a CDS encoding phosphopantothenoylcysteine decarboxylase translates to MSSASHTTNAGPFRLPRKPPRPFVSAHHRPPSRDHTTADNIFRVLLISSGSVASIKIPNIVEELVKAGNIDIQIIATKASTHFYSQADVDRSVQLALKFSDEQMQDDLGVRIWTDEDEWSDWKKVGDPILHIELRRWADLVVVAPCSADLLAKIAGGLCDTLASSLLRALSPSIPVIICPAMNTHMYQHRLTAKHLAVVQDELGYIVSGPQGAGRLACGDDGPGKMTDWHDIVSLIQGFATMHQTQALSLALLPVPSLSASMYRGETSINTSSSPPASADTSTHNLPHRLPYELSSRQNERGEGEHPTPVVPLPDLHPLSTEAALNGKKMPASVYAKNLDWEKLANDGGLWHRKWWIGI